The Brassica napus cultivar Da-Ae chromosome C7, Da-Ae, whole genome shotgun sequence genomic interval ATGAGCATTCACTGTAAGCAGCATGCTTCCAGAAGCTACAAGGATGGAGGAAGTAACTATAGCGACCCTAGAAAAGCGAATAAGAGGGATCCCAGTAAAGCTCATATGCAGCAGTCTGGACATGGGGTAGGTCAAGAAGATCTTCCTGTTGCTTCCAAAGAAAGTCGTGGCCCTGAGGATCATGTGTCGCACACAGCTGTTAACTCTAATGTTAATAGGGGAGGTAACCATGGTGGTCGTGAATACACGAGAGACAAAATTTATGTATCTCAGAAAAGGGATGTTGCTGGATACGGACAGAAAATGACATCAGCTGATACACCAGCCCAGTCCCAAAACCGATCTACCAGTAAGGAGGTCCAGGGTGAGCATCATCCGAACAGCATGTTCCAAAAGAACACAGACCATAGTCAACGGTTTGGAAGAGGGCATCATGACTCGCAAGGAGGTTGGGGTTCATCGGCGCAAGAGAATATGCACCACCATCACCATCAGAGGCCAGCTTCAAACGGAGATAGACAGAAGCAGAATCTGCATTACGAATACAAGCCTGTTGGTTCACATACGCATGATGGAGAACAACAATTTAAAGACGGATCTCAGGCAGAAGGTCCACCAAGATACAGGGAGAAGGGACAGGGCCAGCAAAGGCATGGTGGACACCAACAGCAAAGGGGTAGTGCTGGGAGAAACACCGGTCATGGATTAACAGATGAGAGAAACTAAGATTTGGCCTCTATGTTATTATAGATAGTAGTAAGAGCTGCGTAGCTGAGGCCTGTTGCATTTTGAGATATGGCCATTGAAGGAAGCTATTATTTTGTAGGGCAGGGGCATAGCCTTTAGGTGCCTGCCAAAGGAGTCGTCCTCATCTGAGGACGTATTGGCAGATAACAAAGTCTATGCTCGAGGGTGGTTTTATTATGTATGTCGGTCACTTATTTGAATATGCATCTCATCAAACTTTAGCCTTTTGGTGTTACATTTGCTGGCAGTTGGACTGACTCTGTTTTGTTAAGCCGTTGCTGGTTGTGTTGTTTGTTTCTCCTTTTGTTGTCGGAGTATGTGAACCATTTAACATGACCTacttttcttttgaattcaattccttttttcttacaaatacTTAATATTCATTAGTTAGAAGAATCCTTGAGCAGTTAGCAATTCTAAAGTCTCAAAATTATGCAAAGTTGTTTAAATCATTTGTTAGTAATGAGAAATGACTAAATAGTTTCACAAAATTTAGTTGGGAAAGTATATTAAATATCAAATCATTAAATACCACAATAATTAGATGGGTAAGTTTGGGTCTGGGCGTTCGGTTACCCGTCGGCGTTCAGATCGGGATTTTCGGATTTTTGATCTTAGGTCCCATactaaattttattagtacgggttgggttcggataataacacttcgggttcggttcaaaattgtattgcgtcctaaaacccataaagtaatcatatatcgtacggattcgggttatatcggttcggttcggatataaccgaagtaaaaaacaaaaattttgaagcaaaaacataaagaaagcatctaaattaaatacaaattaatctatcacacgtaaaattgataaaataacaataaaatgttaaattaagcatgaaaacaaacatcatttgtaaacaatatgtattcCTTTATAGAGAGTAGATTTTTTATTCaatgagcaaattataaaatacttatttataactaactgtgtacttaaagcatttattaaaattttaatatttattattatatatcatattaccacaaatattgaatttaataattgaaacacttataaatatttcaaaatatttatatctaatctattaaaaaaaaagtacaaaatTAAACTAACCCTTAGACTTGCACAATATTTGCAATAGAATGTCATTGCAGTATTTAATAAACCTAACAATAAATATTCTTTgtctttcatattttattaatgcattttcaaattgatttttaactaaaaacatgGCAACAATAATTTAAGCAAATCTAAACAATAAAGAATATCAAAACATGAATCAGTTGAGACAATTTTTTCACGAAAAAGATGATTAGTTTGTACTTTAATAATCATATCATGGATCAGTTGTAACTTACaatccaaattttaaatatatatttatcctatattgtaaaacaaaatgacgtaataattgaaaaaatcattttaaccaCACGAGATCAACACATGAACAATAAGAAAACATATACAAACATCGTCCGTCCATTTGTTCAATGAATATTATATCTTTGTTAAATCCTCCATATATTCAATATAaccaaaatatctattttaatatatctatattattaaaagtgaagtaaatattagaaatatatttttttcattctaaTAACTACATGTTCTACCtaattaataactattaattgacaacaaatcatttattttgttagatttttcgcTATCCAAACTTCAAACTTAATTGATTAACtacaaatcatttattttgttaaattctTTTCTAACCAAATGTACGAAACTTACGATTATTTTCTAACCGGATTATTCTGTAAccaaattttacaataaaactaaacaaatttatttaaaatgtatttacAAACTTTAAATGTTAtagatatattcatatatatcattattttatttcacatgcaaaatataaactatagatatttttattaaaatatataaagttatttttaaaatatatattaaataatttgatgatTAATACAATTCAcacgtataaatttgaattataagaatacaacaaataaatttcaatttaatattttctcaaaaatgaaaataaaagtgaaatttatttggcatataaaaaaaatttagagacatgtatatctatattattaaaacatgataatttaattttaaaaatatagatttattaatatatataaacataataattggtactctaatttagaaataaatacaTCAAAATGGTTACTatagtcaaaaatataaatcgacaaatatattatataatatattttttaattggttttgtATTCTACCATAATATGAGAAATCAAAAAATTACACACAACAAAAATAGTCCATTTATCACAATTACAAATCGAATAAATACCCATATGAATGTATGTTTGTAcaactattatattttgtattgtaaaaaatttatatgtcgattttattaaattaaacatcCGTGCGGATGCACGGGTCAAACTCTAGTTGACTATTAATTTCAGATTTTTCGGGTTACTCGTTCGGGTTCATTTAATAATacttcggattcggatattttttgtaccaccctacaagacccgttcgggtatCTTTACATTTCGGATTGGATAACGGATTGGATTtttaggttcgggttcggttcggattttgggTTCCAGATTTTATGCTCAGGCTTAGGTAAGTCTattaaaaaccacaaaaattaaattaatgtcGCTTTTATTCTCtcataaatgttttttcttaGGGCTTTACTTAGCGTTGTTGGTTTTAGTTGTCTTTCTGGACAAGCCAAATAACCAGACAAGTCAATATCTTGTTTGATAAGTCGAATTCATTattaattaaatctaaaaatgaattaaataaTCAGTTAATATATAACATCATCGTCTCGATATAAATATCAACGCGACCGTCAATATTATTGTGTTGACGATATAAGCGGACTACGGGTACGCTTCTCAAAGGATAAGTTACCTGTTCATTTGCCGATTCTCTAGCCTGTGAGAGCGATGGATTCTACTTCTGCACTCGTCGTCAAGGTTTGATTCCTTTCTTTATCCTCTGTTTTAGCTGCGATCGCGTCGATCTTCGTTTCTGTTCCTCTAGGTTTACTAGATTTGTTGTTTCTTGTAATCTCTCCTTtcgtttttttgaatttttccatGGATCGAATGTGTAACCGCCGGAAAATTGAAGCGGAGATTCGAATTTACTCTGTTAAGTAGCATAAACCCTAAGAAATATAGTGCTTGAATCGTGATCGTGATCGTGATCGCTCGCGACGcttgtttaaaacttttaattcATTCATGTGAGATGCATCTGTTTGTGATCATCGCAGGTGAGCTACGGAGGTGTGCTTAGGCGCTTCAGGGTGCCTGTGAAAGCTAATGGacagcttgatcttcattcGGAAAATGTTGATGTCAGTACCTACAGGAGATCTACTCAACAGACTCAAGGTGGACCTGATCATCAGGCCAAACAAAGAGTGAACAGCGGAGGCAATGATGGTTGGCGGAAGACAGCTGTTATGTCAGGCTCCTCTGCTGTAACTTTAGCTCCAAACCCAGAAAGATCTCCAAACCCAGAAAGATTTGCTGAGATAAATGTAGGTGACTCGCTGGACACCGATTCCATCGGGAAGCCTGGGTCTGGAATATCTGTGGAGCCAAACGACAACCAGGTATAAACTAGTTCATGTGATTGTAATTGTTGTACTTGTTTCTATTGTTTGTTGCCATCCTTTTGTGGTTATACTGAGTGTTTGACATGTTCTCTTAAAAGCGTACTACAATGAGAGAGTTAGCCAGGCAGCGTACTCAACAGAGGCaaaaagaggaggaagaaagAGCAAGAGATCAGCGGGCTAAGGCTCTTGCTAAACTAGAAGAATTGAACAGACGTTCCCAACTGGCTGGGGAGAGTTCAGTGAAGAACTTGGAAGCTGCGCACAATGCTTCTACCCCTGACATGCCAGAAGTTCCTCTGTCACATTCACCTGCATCACGGGAGAAGAAGACCACTGTTACAGCTGAAGATTCTATAGAAGTCACTGAAGAGTCAAGAAAAACGTTACTGCCTTCACCAGAAGATGCAAATAATGAAGGCTCTACTCAACATGATAACCCTCCACGTCACCATGATGGCGCTGCCTCAAAACAGAAACGCTTGGGTTATAAGCAGAAGCAAAATATcgtatttgagaaaaaaatggcGGGGAGCTCTTTCTCTGAAGCTACCACAGAGGTAGTTGATGTTGTTCCACCTCCTGAGGTGTCAAACGAAGGTGTTCTAGGTCATAACTCAGTCATGCCAGCAGCGTCAAGCGTTTCAACTGAGTCAACTAacacgaaaagaaaaaataacagGAATGGTAATAAGAAAAAGCACAGGGTTGAGGAGACGACAGCAATGAACCCGACAAGAGCTACCGTTGTAAAAGATTCAAAATCCGGAGATGAGTCAACTGAGATAGGTAGGGAAAGGGCACCAGAAATGGAGTTTGGGTCTCTTTCAGTCCCAAGCTTGGATATTAAAGTGTCTGGTAATTCGTCTGACCAAATAAGTTCCTTCACGAATGAAGAGTCGCAAAGCAGAGTAAAACACAACTGGAAATCTCAGCACTTGCGTAGGAATCCAAGAAACTCAGTGGCAAATAAGCCTGCAGAGAAATTTGCTGGTAGCAGTACTGTTATTTGGGCCCCGGTACATCCACAGCAGAAAGCTGATATCTCCACAGATGCAGACAGTCAGAAAACAGTTCCTGAGTTTAGCACCTCTTCGAAGAGTCTGCATCAAGTTCAGACTAGTTCTAAAAGCAAAAGAGTGGAGATGGAGAGATATGTAGCAAAGCCCATAGTAAAGGAAATGGCTGAGCAAAGCGTCAGTAAGAATCCAATAACGACTGCCCCAGAAATGACAGAAAATGTTCTGCAGAAAGAAAATTGTGGGGGTGAAGGTACAGGAATTCTCCAACCTTCTGTTTCAACTGCGGGGAAATCTGGGTCTCCTTCAAAGTCAAGACATGGGAATGGTAGGCAGGGCAAGCATGGTAGAGATCATGGATCTCCGCACCAGCGAGGTTCTGTAGCTTCTACTAAAGCTTTGGAGGATGGACAATTCCGAGGAACAGTGAACTATCACAGAAATAACCAAACTGAACAAATTGCTGTAGGCTCTTCTAAGGATCACACCACATGTAAATCTGATGGATGGAACGATGGCTGGTATGTGCCTCCTGAAACGCATTCCTCTGCGGCTGAAGAAGTAGAAGCAAATGGTCCTGGAACCGTTGCTGTTGGAAAAGATCAGGGAATGAGCATTCACGGTAAGCAGCATGCTTCCAGAAGCTACAAGGATGGAGGAAGTAACTATAGCGACCCTAGAAAAGCGAATAAGAGGGATCCCAGTAAAGCTCATATGCAGCAGTCTGGACATGGAGTAGGTCAACAAGATCTTCCTGTTGCTTCCAAAGAAAGTCGTGGCCCTGAGGATCATGTGTCGCACACAGCTGTTAACTCTAATGTTAATAGGGGAGGTAACCATGGTGGTCGTGAATACACGAGAGACAAAACTTATGTATCTCAGAAAAGGGATGTTGCTGGATACGGACAGAAAATGACATCAGCTGATACACCAGCCCAGTCCCAAAACCGATCTACCAGTAAGGAGGTCCAGGGTGAGCATCATCCGAACAGCATGTTCCAAAAGAACACAGACCATAGTCAACGGTTTGGAAGAGGGCATCATGACTCGCAAGGAGGTTGGGGTTCATCGGCGCAAGAGAATATGCACCACCATCACCATCAGAGGCCAGCTTCAAACAGAGATAGACAGAAGCAGAATCTGCATTACGAATACAAGCCTGTTGGTTCACATACGCATGATGGAGAACAACAATTTAAAGACGGATCTCAGGCAGAAGGTCCACCAAGATACAGGGAGAAGGGACAGGGCCAGCAAAGGCATGGTGGACACCAACAGCAAAGGGGTAGTGCTGGGAGAAACACCGGTCATGGATTAACAGATGAGAGAAACTAAGATTTGGCCTCTATGTTATTATAGATAGTAGTAAGAGCTGCGTAGCTGAGGCCTGTTGCATTTTGAGATATGGCCATTGAAGGAAGCTATTATTTTGTAGGGCAGGGGCATAGCCTTTAGGTGCCTGCCAAAGGAGGAGTCCTCATCTGAGGACGTATTGGCAGATAACAAAGTCTATGCTCGAGGGTGGTTTTATTATGTATGTCAGTCACTTATTTGAATATGCATCTCATCAAACTTTAGCCTTTTGGTGTTACATTTGCTGGCAGTTGGACTGACTCTGTTTTGTTAAGCCGTTGCTGGTTGTGTTGTTTGTTTCTCCTTTTGTTGTCGGAGTATGTGAACCATTTAACATGACCTacttttcttttgaattcaattccttttttcttacaaatacttaatatttattagttagAAGAATCCTTGAGCAGTTAGCAATTCTAAAGTCTCAAAATTATGCAAAGTTGTTTAAATCATTTGTTAGTAATGAGAAATGACTAAATAGTTTCACAAAATTTAGTTGGGAAAGTATATTAAATATCAAATCATTAAATACCACACTAATTAGATGGGTAAGTTTGGACCTGGGCGTTCGGTTACCCGTTGGCGTTCAGATCgggatttttggatttttgctCTTAGGCCCCATACTAGaattttattagtacgggtttaagttcggataataacacttcggattcggttcaaaattgtattgcgtcctaaaacccataaaataatcatatatcgtacggattcgggttatatcggttcggttcggatataaccgaagtaaaaaacaaaaattttgaagcaaaaacataaagaaaaacatctaaattaaatacaaattaatCTAACACAcgtaaaattgataaaataacaataaaatgttaaattaagcATGataacaaacatcatttgtaaacaatataatatgtattgccttatagagagtagactttttatttcaatgagcaaattataaaatacttatttataactaactgtgtacttaaagcatttattaaaaatttaatatttattattatatataatattaccacaaatattgaatttaataattgaaacacttatatatattttaaaatatttatatataatctattaaaaaagtACAAAATTAAACTAACCGTTAGACTTGCACAATATTTACAATAGAATGCCATTGCAATATTTAATAAACCTAACAATAAATATTCTTTGtcttttctgttttatttatgcattttcaaattgatttttaactaaaaacatgACAACAATAATTTAAGCAAATCTAAACAATAAGGAATATCAAAACATGAATCAGTTGAGACATTTTTTTTCACGAAAAAGATGATTAGTTTGTACTTTAATAATCATATCATGAATCAGTTGTAACTTACAAtccaatttttaaatatatatttatactatagTGTAAAAAAATGACGTAATAAgtgaaaaaatcattttaaccaCACGAGATCAACACATGAACAATAAGAAAACATATACAAACATCGTCCATTTGTTCAATGAATATTATATCTTTGTTACGCCCTCCATGTATTCAAtataaccaaaatatatattttcttttttgtcatGAACAATACAGACTcatatctattttaatatatatatattattaaaagtgaagtaagtattagaaatatttttttttcattctaataACTACATGTGCTACCtaattaataactattaattgacaacaaatcatttattttgttagatttttcgcTATCCAAACTTCAAACTTAATTGATTAACTACAactcatttattttgttaaattctTTTCTAACGAAACGTACGAAACTTACGATTATTTTCTAACCGGATTATTCTATAAccaaattttacaataaaactaaaaaaaattatttaaaatgtatcTACAAACTTTAAATGTTAtagatatattcatatatatcattattttatttcacatgcaaaatataaactatagatatttttattaaaatatataaagttatttttaaaatatatattaaatagtttGATGATTAATACAATTCACacgtataaattttaattataagaatacaacaaataaatttcaatttaatattttctcaaaaatgaaaataaaagtgaaatttatttggcatataaaaaaaaatttagagacatatatatctatgttattaaaacatgatacatttaattttgaaaatatagatttattaatatatataaacataataattggtactctaatttagaaataaatacgTCAAAATGGTTAATatagtcaaaaatataaatcgacaaatatattatataatatatttttaattggttttgtATTCTACCACAATATGAGAAATCAAAAAATTACACACAACAAAAATAGTCCATTTATCACAATTACAAATCGAATAAATACCCATATGAATGTATGTTTGTAcaactattatattttgtattgtaaaaaatttatatgtctattttattaaattaaacatcCGTGCGGATGCACGGGTCAAACTCTAGTTGACTATTAATTTCAGATTTTTCGGGTTACTCGTTCGGGTTCATTTAATAATActtcggattcagatattttttgtaccaccctacaagacccgttcgggtatCTTTACATTTCGGATTGGATAACGGattggatttttcggttcgggttcggttcggattttgggTTCCAGATTTTATGCTCAGGCTTAGGTAAGTCTattaaaaaccacaaaaattaaattaatgtcGCTTTTATTCTCTCATAAATGTTTTTTCTCAGGGCTTTACTTAGCGTTGTTGGTTTTAGTTGTCTTTCTGGACAAGCCAAATAACCAGACAAGTCAATATCTTGTTTGATAAGTCGAATTCATTattaattaaatctaaaaatgaattaaataaTCAGTTAATATATAACATCATCGTCTCGATATAAATATCAACGCGACCGTCAATATTATTGTGTTGACGATATAAGCGGACTACGGGTACGCTTCTCAAAGGATAAGTTACCTGTTCATTTGCCGATTCTCTAGCCTGTGAGAGCGATGGATTCTACTTCTGCACTCGTCGTCAAGGTTTGATTCCTTTCTTTATCC includes:
- the LOC125590100 gene encoding protein MODIFIER OF SNC1 1-like gives rise to the protein MDSTSALVVKVSYGGVLRRFRVPVKANGQLDLHSENVDVSTYRRSTQQTQGGPDHQAKQRVNSGGNDGWRKTAVMSGSSAVTLAPNPERSPNPERFAEINVGDSLDTDSIGKPGSGISVEPNDNQRTTMRELARQRTQQRQKEEEERARDQRAKALAKLEELNRRSQLAGESSVKNLEAAHNASTPDMPEVPLSHSPASREKKTTVTAEDSIEVTEESRKTLLPSPEDANNEGSTQHDNPPRHHDGAASKQKRLGYKQKQNIVFEKKMAGSSFSEATTEVVDVVPPPEVSNEGVLGHNSVMPAASSVSTESTNTKRKNNRNGNKKKHRVEETTAMNPTRATVVKDSKSGDESTEIGRERAPEMEFGSLSVPSLDIKVSGNSSDQISSFTNEESQSRVKHNWKSQHLRRNPRNSVANKPAEKFAGSSTVIWAPVHPQQKADISTDADSQKTVPEFSTSSKSLHQVQTSSKSKRVEMERYVAKPIVKEMAEQSVSKNPITTAPEMTENVLQKENCGGEGTGILQPSVSTAGKSGSPSKSRHGNGRQGKHGRDHGSPHQRGSVASTKALEDGQFRGTVNYHRNNQTEQIAVGSSKDHTTCKSDGWNDGWYVPPETHSSAAEEVEANGPGTVAVGKDQGMSIHGKQHASRSYKDGGSNYSDPRKANKRDPSKAHMQQSGHGVGQQDLPVASKESRGPEDHVSHTAVNSNVNRGGNHGGREYTRDKTYVSQKRDVAGYGQKMTSADTPAQSQNRSTSKEVQGEHHPNSMFQKNTDHSQRFGRGHHDSQGGWGSSAQENMHHHHHQRPASNRDRQKQNLHYEYKPVGSHTHDGEQQFKDGSQAEGPPRYREKGQGQQRHGGHQQQRGSAGRNTGHGLTDERN